The Drosophila simulans strain w501 chromosome 3R, Prin_Dsim_3.1, whole genome shotgun sequence genome contains the following window.
TGGCACTGTGATGATCTTGGTCTCCGTTACCGTAGCCGGCCCGAAGTCCATAGTCGTGGTAGTATTTCGCCTGCCTGGAATGCCCATGTGGGAGCTGCCGCCTGACATAGTGGGCGATGGTGAACGCGCCGAGTAGTCCACAACGTGCTTGCGTGGCCTTCCTCGCGGTGCTGGCGGATGGACACCCGGCATGGACAGCGGCGGGGATGAGGTTCCCGATTCCCGGGGACGTCCACGCTTCCGACGAACCGTCAGATTGCCAATCCGGGCTTCGGTTTCGCCGCTGGCGAGCGATTGCACCGTGGATATAACCGGTAGCATGGTGCCCGAGCCGGATTTCTTGCCTCCAACGCCACCTTTTCCAGTCTGCAATTACCGGGGGacattaattatataaaacgTAGGtatgataattaattaatttacgttattttttattttaatgtgcaTTGAATGAAATTAAGATTGCAATTGAAACTTGAATTGAAAGCCAAATTGAAGTAAATGGATTAATAATCAAGCGAGCAGGTAACTCCAAAAAACACTTcgtttatgtttaatattttaacactTATTGCATGGCTACTATTagtttgtaaaattaaaaaaaaaaacagagtgtatacccttttagtttattatttagtttttgacTCACGTGGGAGAGCTTCAGTTTGACACGTTTGGGCAGACCCGTGGGAAATGGTGCCGCGTTCTTGCTGCCTCGATTGGATTGCTGCTGGGACTTGGAGCTGCCGgggctgctgctgggcggcagGTCGCTGTCCAGCGTGAGGGGAGCGCGGGCGAACTGATTCTGGAACTGCATCACACACTGGTAGGTGCAGAAGTTGCGCATGGAAGCATCCGACATGGTCAAATGATACTGGGGCGTATTGAAGTTGGAGCAATTGTCGCATTTGGTCACCGCCCTGGCGGAGATGTTGCAGCTAACGCCGTGCATGGTCAGGCAGTTGATGGAGCAGGTGAGCGTCTCCTGATCGTGCGGCCCACCAATCTGGTAGATCATGTCAAAGTTGTACTTCTTCACCTTGCACCACTGGCAGGAGACGATGTGCCTGTTGACGATGATGTACACGTTGATGCAGACCCGAGAGCAGAAGACCTTCGGTGACTGCTGTTCGTTGTAGATGGTGTAGGACTCGGCGCTCCGCCGCTCAAAGTATTTGGAGCACATGGCGCACGGATCGGCGTTCACGTTGCTCACAAACTTAAAGGCCGAGAAGCAGGGATTCGAGCAGAAGTAGTGCTCTCTGTCCTCCAGCAGCATCTCCACCCTCACTGGTTTCTGGTTGTTGCACACACCGCAGACATCGGTGCGCAGTTTTCGTCGAGGATTGCACATGCTTTCGTAGCGACGGAGGCAGGGTTGCGAGCAGAAGTCCTTGAACTGATCCTTGTCACCCACCGGGGCGAGGAATCCCTCCTGCCCGCCGCTGATGTCCTTCTGGCAGCAGGAGCACGTCTTTAGACCCTTCTTAAAGGTGTTAAGGCAGCCGGCGCAGCAGAACTGCCGCACATCGAAACCGAATCGCACGCAGTACTTGCCAAGCGCTATGGAGCTCACCTCCTGCTTGCAGGTCTCGCAGGTGGAGCCAATGGTGCGCTGATAGCTGCCCAGGCACACCTCATTGCAGAAGTCCATGGTCTCCCACATGAGCTGCTTCTCGTCCGTATTGATATCCGCCTCGCAGTCGGCGCAGCGCCTTCGAAAGCTTTCGATCCTGTCCAGGCGCGCCGTCTCTGCCTCCTCCACCGTGCGGGCCACCACGCTGCCGTCGGTCCGTTTGCTGGGCGAGTTTTGTGGTGGCTGTAGCGTTGTGGCCCCAATGTTGCGCACTCGAATCGAATGCCGCTTCAGCTTGAATTTCTCTGGCTCCTCAGCGTTGAGCAGATTGAAACAATCGTCATTGCAGATGTAGAAGCAGTCCTGGTCCTGCTTGATGAAGTACTTGCACCGCATCTTATCCTTGCATTGCAGGCAATCTTGCGTGTTGGCTGGAGTAGCTTCCTCCTCGGCATCTTCGCCCTCGCCATCAGCGCTCGCCTCCGCTTCGTCGGCGCCTTCTTCTCGAACCACTTCCTCGACCAGGAACTTCTTGCGGCGCACAAAGTACTTGCCGGGTTGATCGTCTAGCAGGGCGTCGACACAGGCGGTGTCGCAGATGTACTCGAACCCGCTGGGAGCAGCAGGCTTTTGCcgagcctcctcctcctcctcctcagcGTTCTCCTCTGCCTtatccttttccttctccttatCCTTTTCTTCTGTCTCCTCTGGACTCCTATACCGGAACCCACAATTTTTTTCATCGCCGCACTGTTTGCACTTCTGTACGCTGCCAACGATCCAACTAATGATGATTTTCGGCGTGGAACCAGGTTCACCCGCTCCGGCACTGGAGGATTCCTCGGCTGTGGGCTCGTCGGGATCGGGAACATCGCCACCGGCCTCCTCTTCGTTAGCTGCTGCATCTACTCCATCTGCTGGCAGGAAAAGGGGATTTTCATTAGTTTAGGCACAAGCAACAGGTGGATCATTCAATTTCGTGTTGCAAATAAGCATAGGCAACCAATATAAATGCGAATTCATAGATAAACTACAAACTAAGGGTCAAactgaatttttttttttttcaaaagcaaTCATTTCGTATGCTCGAAGCCATTTTTGTAATaacaaactaaatttaaagcaaGAATTAAAACAATAGAATGCAGTTGAATAAAGCAGTTAGTGAGTTTTGCCCAGGAATGAACCCAATCTGCTCACCTTCTGCAATGCCTGTTGCCGCCGACTTAGCTCCAGCTTGAGCATCTGCAGGCAAAATCGATAGAGTAGATGTGGGATAGGGCATTTCAAGTCTAAGTGTGGAGCACTTACCTGTTGGCGTGGTTGGGGATTCGTCGGTGGCGTCAACGGCAGCTGCACTGTCGTCTTCTGCATCGGCGGCGGCATCTGCAGGGGACTTTCCATCGTTATCGGGAGTCTTGGCTTGCCGCTCCTCGGCTTCCTCCTCTTCGGCGGCCTTCTCGGCGTTCTCGCGGGCCAGTTCCTTTTCAGCTTCAGTCACTTCCGTCTCTTGATCGTCGGGAATGAGGCAAACATCTGATTCCTCTGGCtccaaaacattttccactgtGTCTGTAATGTAGATAGTTCATTCATTAAGTCTTTTCATAAACATTCATCAAAGAAGTACTAAGACTTACCATCCCCATGTTCGGCTTCACCGGTTTCCTCCGCATTTTCATCCACCTGCTCCGATTCCGCATCTCCTTCTGCATCCGGATCATCTTCATCGGCGGGCGCATCTTTCTCAGGATCGTGGCCATTGTCCTGTTCCTCTAGGCTTGTGTCCACCTCATCCCGGCCCTCCGGTGGCTCTGCATCCTCCGCCTGGTGTGAGTCTGCGCCCACGGACTGCATATCTACATCATCTGCCGCCTCTCGCTCCAGAGCTGCGTCGTCTTCTGCTTCCTGCTCAGCTTCACCTTCTGCATCCGCCTCGCCTTCCCCTTCATCCACATCCATTGCCTCGGGTGAAGCGGGACCGCCGTCGACAGCGTCTGCTTCGGCAGCAGCtgcctccacctcctccgcaGTGGCCTGGAGAGCATCAgtctcctcctccgcctcctctgGCTCTTCCTGTGGATCTACCCTGACGGCTTCTGTTTGTGGCTGCTCATCCTCACCGCCTTGAGGCTCCTCGTTGGGCGTTGGCTCCTCAGCGGGCTCCTCCGCATCCACGGGATCCGCTGGTGTACTGGCCGCCTTATCCCGCGACTGGTTATCATCGGCGTCAAGTGATCCCTCGGAGATCTGTTCGAAGTCGTCATCCCCCTCCTTGGCGGCGTCGCCCGTTGGCGGTTTGCTTTCCTGTGCAGCTGCATCCTCCGCTGGTGGCGAGGCGGGCGTATCCAGAGTTTCACTGGCTGTCGCCGTAGTCTGTTCTCGATCTTGATCCTGTTGTTCCTCCGACCTAGGGGTGGCCGACTCCGGTCGCGCATTGGAATCGGCGCCGAACGAGTCCAAACTGGATATCTCCTCCATTTCGCTGCTTGATTTTTTAACCGACTTTCGCTATGCGTTTGTTTATATAGACATGAAAACTGCAACAAtaggaaaacaaacaacaaatggtTAGGGCTCTTCTATCGATAACATTCGCGGCGCGGCGGACTATCGGCTGGCCAGGGCCCCACACCATTGCCGCCTAAAAtgtgtacacacacacgcacaggcACACcgacgcacacaaacacacaccgaGCCCACGGTACAGTGcacgaaaaaacaaaacatgcgcctccagagagaaaaaaaaggggggaaaaaaaGGAGGAGTGTGTCTGTATGCGCCGCTCTGCCAGGCAATTAATATTACTGCACTTGCATTATCTTTTTTGGCCGCGTTGCA
Protein-coding sequences here:
- the LOC6729839 gene encoding uncharacterized protein LOC6729839 isoform X1 encodes the protein MEEISSLDSFGADSNARPESATPRSEEQQDQDREQTTATASETLDTPASPPAEDAAAQESKPPTGDAAKEGDDDFEQISEGSLDADDNQSRDKAASTPADPVDAEEPAEEPTPNEEPQGGEDEQPQTEAVRVDPQEEPEEAEEETDALQATAEEVEAAAAEADAVDGGPASPEAMDVDEGEGEADAEGEAEQEAEDDAALEREAADDVDMQSVGADSHQAEDAEPPEGRDEVDTSLEEQDNGHDPEKDAPADEDDPDAEGDAESEQVDENAEETGEAEHGDDTVENVLEPEESDVCLIPDDQETEVTEAEKELARENAEKAAEEEEAEERQAKTPDNDGKSPADAAADAEDDSAAAVDATDESPTTPTDAQAGAKSAATGIAEADGVDAAANEEEAGGDVPDPDEPTAEESSSAGAGEPGSTPKIIISWIVGSVQKCKQCGDEKNCGFRYRSPEETEEKDKEKEKDKAEENAEEEEEEARQKPAAPSGFEYICDTACVDALLDDQPGKYFVRRKKFLVEEVVREEGADEAEASADGEGEDAEEEATPANTQDCLQCKDKMRCKYFIKQDQDCFYICNDDCFNLLNAEEPEKFKLKRHSIRVRNIGATTLQPPQNSPSKRTDGSVVARTVEEAETARLDRIESFRRRCADCEADINTDEKQLMWETMDFCNEVCLGSYQRTIGSTCETCKQEVSSIALGKYCVRFGFDVRQFCCAGCLNTFKKGLKTCSCCQKDISGGQEGFLAPVGDKDQFKDFCSQPCLRRYESMCNPRRKLRTDVCGVCNNQKPVRVEMLLEDREHYFCSNPCFSAFKFVSNVNADPCAMCSKYFERRSAESYTIYNEQQSPKVFCSRVCINVYIIVNRHIVSCQWCKVKKYNFDMIYQIGGPHDQETLTCSINCLTMHGVSCNISARAVTKCDNCSNFNTPQYHLTMSDASMRNFCTYQCVMQFQNQFARAPLTLDSDLPPSSSPGSSKSQQQSNRGSKNAAPFPTGLPKRVKLKLSHTGKGGVGGKKSGSGTMLPVISTVQSLASGETEARIGNLTVRRKRGRPRESGTSSPPLSMPGVHPPAPRGRPRKHVVDYSARSPSPTMSGGSSHMGIPGRRNTTTTMDFGPATVTETKIITVPPYPKSVRNVNISCKPLTVTQGEQCSPDVRDCATQTEKDYSNKVLIPVPVPIFVPQPMYMYSAPFPVPVPIPLPIPVPIFIPTTRNTAQGILKEIKKIQDKMPEDPLEAELLMMAEMVAEEKHESDSDSDNEIKPDPGLVTLQYQNTLESVAQQQQQQQVVDVSGAGHNPYGDDMLQIALKMATGDYDNHHQTSTVDLETSMTANTISSQSPMGHDGMGQMGVHHLDQQHHMLDATQRTPRGRKRGVGVVMDTPNRNSRSPVKRQRGGEMDHSALQQQSQQAQQPQEKPDAQMFLKYTFGVNAWKQWVMTKNADIEKSSMRRRPFKTELLQMTADELNYSLCLFVKEVRKPNGTEYAPDTIYYLVLGIQQYLYVNGRIDNIFYDPYYERFTECLDEVARKFSVLYNDSQYIVTRVEEEHLWECKQLGAHSPHVLLSTLMFFNTKHFNLTTVEEHMQLSFSHIMKHWKRSSQNSKVPGSRNVLLRFYPPQAGLDANPRKKKVYEQQENEENPLRCPVRLYEFYLSKCPESVKTRNDVFYLQPERSCVPDSPVWYSTQALGQDALQRMLHRVKMVKEINIALLTT
- the LOC6729839 gene encoding uncharacterized protein LOC6729839 isoform X4 — its product is MEEISSLDSFGADSNARPESATPRSEEQQDQDREQTTATASETLDTPASPPAEDAAAQESKPPTGDAAKEGDDDFEQISEGSLDADDNQSRDKAASTPADPVDAEEPAEEPTPNEEPQGGEDEQPQTEAVRVDPQEEPEEAEEETDALQATAEEVEAAAAEADAVDGGPASPEAMDVDEGEGEADAEGEAEQEAEDDAALEREAADDVDMQSVGADSHQAEDAEPPEGRDEVDTSLEEQDNGHDPEKDAPADEDDPDAEGDAESEQVDENAEETGEAEHGDDTVENVLEPEESDVCLIPDDQETEVTEAEKELARENAEKAAEEEEAEERQAKTPDNDGKSPADAAADAEDDSAAAVDATDESPTTPTDGVDAAANEEEAGGDVPDPDEPTAEESSSAGAGEPGSTPKIIISWIVGSVQKCKQCGDEKNCGFRYRSPEETEEKDKEKEKDKAEENAEEEEEEARQKPAAPSGFEYICDTACVDALLDDQPGKYFVRRKKFLVEEVVREEGADEAEASADGEGEDAEEEATPANTQDCLQCKDKMRCKYFIKQDQDCFYICNDDCFNLLNAEEPEKFKLKRHSIRVRNIGATTLQPPQNSPSKRTDGSVVARTVEEAETARLDRIESFRRRCADCEADINTDEKQLMWETMDFCNEVCLGSYQRTIGSTCETCKQEVSSIALGKYCVRFGFDVRQFCCAGCLNTFKKGLKTCSCCQKDISGGQEGFLAPVGDKDQFKDFCSQPCLRRYESMCNPRRKLRTDVCGVCNNQKPVRVEMLLEDREHYFCSNPCFSAFKFVSNVNADPCAMCSKYFERRSAESYTIYNEQQSPKVFCSRVCINVYIIVNRHIVSCQWCKVKKYNFDMIYQIGGPHDQETLTCSINCLTMHGVSCNISARAVTKCDNCSNFNTPQYHLTMSDASMRNFCTYQCVMQFQNQFARAPLTLDSDLPPSSSPGSSKSQQQSNRGSKNAAPFPTGLPKRVKLKLSHTGKGGVGGKKSGSGTMLPVISTVQSLASGETEARIGNLTVRRKRGRPRESGTSSPPLSMPGVHPPAPRGRPRKHVVDYSARSPSPTMSGGSSHMGIPGRRNTTTTMDFGPATVTETKIITVPPYPKSVRNVNISCKPLTVTQGEQCSPDVRDCATQTEKDYSNKVLIPVPVPIFVPQPMYMYSAPFPVPVPIPLPIPVPIFIPTTRNTAQGILKEIKKIQDKMPEDPLEAELLMMAEMVAEEKHESDSDSDNEIKPDPGLVTLQYQNTLESVAQQQQQQQVVDVSGAGHNPYGDDMLQIALKMATGDYDNHHQTSTVDLETSMTANTISSQSPMGHDGMGQMGVHHLDQQHHMLDATQRTPRGRKRGVGVVMDTPNRNSRSPVKRQRGGEMDHSALQQQSQQAQQPQEKPDAQMFLKYTFGVNAWKQWVMTKNADIEKSSMRRRPFKTELLQMTADELNYSLCLFVKEVRKPNGTEYAPDTIYYLVLGIQQYLYVNGRIDNIFYDPYYERFTECLDEVARKFSVLYNDSQYIVTRVEEEHLWECKQLGAHSPHVLLSTLMFFNTKHFNLTTVEEHMQLSFSHIMKHWKRSSQNSKVPGSRNVLLRFYPPQAGLDANPRKKKVYEQQENEENPLRCPVRLYEFYLSKCPESVKTRNDVFYLQPERSCVPDSPVWYSTQALGQDALQRMLHRVKMVKEINIALLTT
- the LOC6729839 gene encoding uncharacterized protein LOC6729839 isoform X3, coding for MEEISSLDSFGADSNARPESATPRSEEQQDQDREQTTATASETLDTPASPPAEDAAAQESKPPTGDAAKEGDDDFEQISEGSLDADDNQSRDKAASTPADPVDAEEPAEEPTPNEEPQGGEDEQPQTEAVRVDPQEEPEEAEEETDALQATAEEVEAAAAEADAVDGGPASPEAMDVDEGEGEADAEGEAEQEAEDDAALEREAADDVDMQSVGADSHQAEDAEPPEGRDEVDTSLEEQDNGHDPEKDAPADEDDPDAEGDAESEQVDENAEETGEAEHGDDTVENVLEPEESDVCLIPDDQETEVTEAEKELARENAEKAAEEEEAEERQAKTPDNDGKSPADAAADAEDDSAAAVDATDESPTTPTADGVDAAANEEEAGGDVPDPDEPTAEESSSAGAGEPGSTPKIIISWIVGSVQKCKQCGDEKNCGFRYRSPEETEEKDKEKEKDKAEENAEEEEEEARQKPAAPSGFEYICDTACVDALLDDQPGKYFVRRKKFLVEEVVREEGADEAEASADGEGEDAEEEATPANTQDCLQCKDKMRCKYFIKQDQDCFYICNDDCFNLLNAEEPEKFKLKRHSIRVRNIGATTLQPPQNSPSKRTDGSVVARTVEEAETARLDRIESFRRRCADCEADINTDEKQLMWETMDFCNEVCLGSYQRTIGSTCETCKQEVSSIALGKYCVRFGFDVRQFCCAGCLNTFKKGLKTCSCCQKDISGGQEGFLAPVGDKDQFKDFCSQPCLRRYESMCNPRRKLRTDVCGVCNNQKPVRVEMLLEDREHYFCSNPCFSAFKFVSNVNADPCAMCSKYFERRSAESYTIYNEQQSPKVFCSRVCINVYIIVNRHIVSCQWCKVKKYNFDMIYQIGGPHDQETLTCSINCLTMHGVSCNISARAVTKCDNCSNFNTPQYHLTMSDASMRNFCTYQCVMQFQNQFARAPLTLDSDLPPSSSPGSSKSQQQSNRGSKNAAPFPTGLPKRVKLKLSHTGKGGVGGKKSGSGTMLPVISTVQSLASGETEARIGNLTVRRKRGRPRESGTSSPPLSMPGVHPPAPRGRPRKHVVDYSARSPSPTMSGGSSHMGIPGRRNTTTTMDFGPATVTETKIITVPPYPKSVRNVNISCKPLTVTQGEQCSPDVRDCATQTEKDYSNKVLIPVPVPIFVPQPMYMYSAPFPVPVPIPLPIPVPIFIPTTRNTAQGILKEIKKIQDKMPEDPLEAELLMMAEMVAEEKHESDSDSDNEIKPDPGLVTLQYQNTLESVAQQQQQQQVVDVSGAGHNPYGDDMLQIALKMATGDYDNHHQTSTVDLETSMTANTISSQSPMGHDGMGQMGVHHLDQQHHMLDATQRTPRGRKRGVGVVMDTPNRNSRSPVKRQRGGEMDHSALQQQSQQAQQPQEKPDAQMFLKYTFGVNAWKQWVMTKNADIEKSSMRRRPFKTELLQMTADELNYSLCLFVKEVRKPNGTEYAPDTIYYLVLGIQQYLYVNGRIDNIFYDPYYERFTECLDEVARKFSVLYNDSQYIVTRVEEEHLWECKQLGAHSPHVLLSTLMFFNTKHFNLTTVEEHMQLSFSHIMKHWKRSSQNSKVPGSRNVLLRFYPPQAGLDANPRKKKVYEQQENEENPLRCPVRLYEFYLSKCPESVKTRNDVFYLQPERSCVPDSPVWYSTQALGQDALQRMLHRVKMVKEINIALLTT
- the LOC6729839 gene encoding uncharacterized protein LOC6729839 isoform X2, with product MEEISSLDSFGADSNARPESATPRSEEQQDQDREQTTATASETLDTPASPPAEDAAAQESKPPTGDAAKEGDDDFEQISEGSLDADDNQSRDKAASTPADPVDAEEPAEEPTPNEEPQGGEDEQPQTEAVRVDPQEEPEEAEEETDALQATAEEVEAAAAEADAVDGGPASPEAMDVDEGEGEADAEGEAEQEAEDDAALEREAADDVDMQSVGADSHQAEDAEPPEGRDEVDTSLEEQDNGHDPEKDAPADEDDPDAEGDAESEQVDENAEETGEAEHGDDTVENVLEPEESDVCLIPDDQETEVTEAEKELARENAEKAAEEEEAEERQAKTPDNDGKSPADAAADAEDDSAAAVDATDESPTTPTDAQAGAKSAATGIAEDGVDAAANEEEAGGDVPDPDEPTAEESSSAGAGEPGSTPKIIISWIVGSVQKCKQCGDEKNCGFRYRSPEETEEKDKEKEKDKAEENAEEEEEEARQKPAAPSGFEYICDTACVDALLDDQPGKYFVRRKKFLVEEVVREEGADEAEASADGEGEDAEEEATPANTQDCLQCKDKMRCKYFIKQDQDCFYICNDDCFNLLNAEEPEKFKLKRHSIRVRNIGATTLQPPQNSPSKRTDGSVVARTVEEAETARLDRIESFRRRCADCEADINTDEKQLMWETMDFCNEVCLGSYQRTIGSTCETCKQEVSSIALGKYCVRFGFDVRQFCCAGCLNTFKKGLKTCSCCQKDISGGQEGFLAPVGDKDQFKDFCSQPCLRRYESMCNPRRKLRTDVCGVCNNQKPVRVEMLLEDREHYFCSNPCFSAFKFVSNVNADPCAMCSKYFERRSAESYTIYNEQQSPKVFCSRVCINVYIIVNRHIVSCQWCKVKKYNFDMIYQIGGPHDQETLTCSINCLTMHGVSCNISARAVTKCDNCSNFNTPQYHLTMSDASMRNFCTYQCVMQFQNQFARAPLTLDSDLPPSSSPGSSKSQQQSNRGSKNAAPFPTGLPKRVKLKLSHTGKGGVGGKKSGSGTMLPVISTVQSLASGETEARIGNLTVRRKRGRPRESGTSSPPLSMPGVHPPAPRGRPRKHVVDYSARSPSPTMSGGSSHMGIPGRRNTTTTMDFGPATVTETKIITVPPYPKSVRNVNISCKPLTVTQGEQCSPDVRDCATQTEKDYSNKVLIPVPVPIFVPQPMYMYSAPFPVPVPIPLPIPVPIFIPTTRNTAQGILKEIKKIQDKMPEDPLEAELLMMAEMVAEEKHESDSDSDNEIKPDPGLVTLQYQNTLESVAQQQQQQQVVDVSGAGHNPYGDDMLQIALKMATGDYDNHHQTSTVDLETSMTANTISSQSPMGHDGMGQMGVHHLDQQHHMLDATQRTPRGRKRGVGVVMDTPNRNSRSPVKRQRGGEMDHSALQQQSQQAQQPQEKPDAQMFLKYTFGVNAWKQWVMTKNADIEKSSMRRRPFKTELLQMTADELNYSLCLFVKEVRKPNGTEYAPDTIYYLVLGIQQYLYVNGRIDNIFYDPYYERFTECLDEVARKFSVLYNDSQYIVTRVEEEHLWECKQLGAHSPHVLLSTLMFFNTKHFNLTTVEEHMQLSFSHIMKHWKRSSQNSKVPGSRNVLLRFYPPQAGLDANPRKKKVYEQQENEENPLRCPVRLYEFYLSKCPESVKTRNDVFYLQPERSCVPDSPVWYSTQALGQDALQRMLHRVKMVKEINIALLTT